In Galactobacillus timonensis, a genomic segment contains:
- a CDS encoding DEAD/DEAH box helicase, with protein DPNYYGTIIIDEAHHAITDGYRRIIDHFSDANVLGVTATPDRGDQRHLGEVFESIAFEYSIVQAIKDGYLCKIVAQTVPLQLDMTSLKTQAGDYTPGSIDTALDPYLNQIAEEMKKYCQDRKTVVFLPLIATSQKFQNILNSKGFKAAEVNGQSDNREQVLKDFAEGKYNVICNSMLLTEGWDCPDVDCVVCLRPTKVRSLYCQMVGRGTRICKGKENLLILDFLWMTEKHELCRPADIICTNEEVSKQMTKNLEESAGEMFDIEEAEQEAATDVMQQREASLAKQLEAMRKRKRKLVDPLQFEMSIQAEDLASYEPSLGWEMGPPTPKQLEALERYGIFPDEIECAGKAELILDKLAKRRMEGLATPKQIRFLESRGFQHVGTWQFNSANNMISRISYNNWRIPEGVNPSTYNPGGATL; from the coding sequence CCGGATCGGGGAGATCAACGTCATCTTGGAGAAGTGTTTGAATCCATTGCGTTTGAATATTCGATCGTCCAGGCGATCAAAGACGGGTATCTCTGCAAGATCGTTGCGCAGACTGTTCCGCTGCAACTGGATATGACAAGCCTTAAAACACAGGCAGGAGACTACACACCTGGTTCCATCGATACAGCTTTGGATCCGTACCTTAATCAGATCGCAGAAGAAATGAAGAAATATTGTCAGGACAGGAAAACAGTCGTATTTCTTCCTTTGATTGCCACCTCTCAGAAATTTCAAAATATCCTGAATTCAAAAGGATTTAAAGCTGCCGAAGTAAATGGGCAGTCTGATAACAGGGAACAGGTTCTGAAGGACTTTGCTGAAGGTAAATACAACGTCATCTGCAACAGCATGCTGCTGACGGAAGGCTGGGATTGCCCGGATGTCGATTGCGTTGTATGCCTGCGCCCTACGAAAGTTAGATCTCTCTATTGCCAGATGGTGGGAAGAGGCACACGAATCTGCAAAGGAAAAGAAAATCTTCTGATCCTAGATTTTCTGTGGATGACAGAAAAGCATGAACTGTGTCGTCCTGCTGACATCATTTGCACGAATGAAGAAGTTTCAAAGCAGATGACTAAGAATCTGGAAGAATCTGCAGGAGAAATGTTCGACATTGAAGAAGCTGAGCAGGAAGCTGCAACAGATGTTATGCAGCAGCGTGAAGCGTCTCTTGCAAAACAGCTTGAAGCGATGCGGAAACGGAAGCGCAAGTTGGTGGATCCGCTGCAATTTGAAATGAGCATCCAGGCAGAAGATCTCGCGTCTTATGAGCCATCGCTCGGATGGGAAATGGGTCCGCCTACACCGAAGCAGCTTGAAGCTTTGGAACGGTACGGAATATTCCCGGATGAAATCGAATGCGCAGGAAAAGCTGAATTGATTCTGGATAAGCTTGCAAAAAGGCGGATGGAGGGACTGGCTACACCGAAGCAGATTCGATTCCTTGAAAGCAGAGGATTCCAACACGTCGGGACATGGCAATTCAATTCAGCAAACAACATGATCAGTCGTATCAGCTATAACAACTGGCGCATTCCTGAAGGAGTTAATCCTTCGACATACAATCCCGGTGGAGCCACCTTATGA